AGCCATCATTTCTTCTCGGTTACCGAGTGGGAGGATCTCTTCTCTTTCATCAATTTCACCTACCCATTTGACGATGTTGTGGATCGCCAATCTTTCTATTTCTCTATTTGTTGTCACATTCATGGTATTTATTATTTAAGTCAGTGATTAATACGTGAGGCAGTTACCAAGAGATGTGCCAGACCCCATAGGTATTATGCCCATTTTGCACATGAGGGCATAAAAACTCATTTTGGAAGGTATTTGTAGCCAAAGAGCCTAACTTCGCGTCATGAAAATTTCAAAAAATTCAGTGGTAACGATCACTTACCAATTAAAAGAGAGTAACAAAGAAGGTGAAATCATCCAAGAAGTCGACAACAAGGAGCCATTCGTATTCCTGTTCGGTGCAAATCAAGTATTGCCACAATTCGAAGAAAACCTTATCGACCAAGAAATAGGTGCTAGCTTTGAGTTTGGCATCAAGAGTGAAGACGGATACGGAGACCCCAATCCTGATGCAATCGTTGACCTACCCATCAATATCTTCCAAGGAGAAGACGGCAAAATTGCTGACGCAGTGCAAGTAGGAACCTTCCTACCTATGAACGACCAAGAAGGCAATCCCATGCAAGGGCTCGTATTAGAGATCAATGAAGAAAATGTGAAAATGGACTTCAATCACCCAATGGCTGGCGTTGACCTTTATTTCACTGGCGAAGTGATCGAAGTGAGAGAAGCAACAGCCGAAGAGCTAGATCACGGTCACGTACACGGTGAGGGTGGACACCAACACTAAGCACATAGATCAAACGATATTTCATACAACGCTACTCCTTTCGAGTGGCGTTTTTTTATCTCACTACAAGCTGCACCATCAACTGACATCACTCCAGCGCCAGCCCATCGATCCCATCACAACTCTCCATCGCACTCTTCCTAAGAGTTGTTACCTTTTGTACCCCAGTCTGTGTAATTTCGCAGCTTCATAGCTAAGCGAA
The DNA window shown above is from Reichenbachiella sp. 5M10 and carries:
- a CDS encoding peptidylprolyl isomerase, giving the protein MKISKNSVVTITYQLKESNKEGEIIQEVDNKEPFVFLFGANQVLPQFEENLIDQEIGASFEFGIKSEDGYGDPNPDAIVDLPINIFQGEDGKIADAVQVGTFLPMNDQEGNPMQGLVLEINEENVKMDFNHPMAGVDLYFTGEVIEVREATAEELDHGHVHGEGGHQH